One Candidatus Binatia bacterium genomic window carries:
- the mtnA gene encoding S-methyl-5-thioribose-1-phosphate isomerase, with protein sequence MDPLRIEKGALEVLDQTLLPERESWIAIDGAAAMADAIARLAVRGAPAIGIAAALALAAEARRRAGGSRDPASLLAALRESGARLRATRPTAVNLAWAVDRTLAACGAAAAEGADAGAIAARAQREAEAIWEEDRAASRAMAAHGAALLGGRRRFLTHCNTGGLATGGGGTALGVILEVHRRHPGAVEVWHTETRPLLQGARLTAWELVRAGVQPRLIADGAAAHVIAREGIEAVLVGADRIARNGDVANKIGTYGLALAAHASDVPFIVVAPTSTMDPSLEDGASIPIEERDSSEVTLLRGIPTAAPGVLGRNPAFDVTPARFVSWVVTERGAARPGEVPAAVVDRVV encoded by the coding sequence ATGGATCCGCTCCGCATCGAGAAGGGCGCGCTCGAGGTCCTGGACCAGACGCTCCTGCCGGAACGGGAATCGTGGATCGCGATCGACGGCGCCGCCGCGATGGCCGACGCGATCGCGCGGCTCGCCGTCCGCGGCGCGCCGGCCATCGGGATCGCGGCCGCGCTCGCGCTCGCCGCGGAAGCGCGCCGCCGCGCCGGCGGATCCCGCGACCCGGCCTCGCTCCTCGCGGCGCTCCGCGAGTCGGGCGCGCGCCTTCGCGCGACGCGTCCCACGGCGGTGAATCTGGCGTGGGCCGTGGACCGGACGCTCGCGGCGTGCGGCGCGGCCGCCGCGGAAGGGGCGGACGCGGGCGCGATCGCGGCGCGCGCCCAGCGGGAAGCGGAGGCGATCTGGGAGGAGGATCGCGCCGCGTCGCGCGCCATGGCCGCCCACGGGGCGGCGCTCCTCGGAGGACGGCGGCGATTCCTCACGCACTGCAACACCGGGGGGCTCGCCACGGGCGGCGGCGGCACCGCGCTCGGCGTGATCCTCGAGGTGCATCGCCGCCACCCCGGCGCCGTCGAGGTGTGGCACACGGAGACTCGTCCGCTCCTCCAGGGCGCGCGCCTCACCGCCTGGGAGCTTGTGCGCGCCGGAGTCCAGCCGCGGCTGATCGCTGACGGCGCCGCGGCGCACGTGATCGCGCGGGAGGGGATCGAGGCGGTGCTCGTGGGCGCCGACCGGATCGCCCGGAACGGGGACGTCGCGAACAAGATCGGCACCTACGGGCTGGCCCTGGCCGCACACGCCTCGGACGTCCCGTTCATCGTGGTGGCCCCGACCTCCACGATGGATCCCTCGCTCGAGGACGGTGCCTCGATCCCGATCGAGGAGCGCGACTCCTCGGAAGTGACGCTCTTGCGCGGGATTCCGACGGCGGCGCCCGGCGTCCTGGGGCGCAACCCGGCCTTCGACGTCACCCCCGCGCGGTTCGTCTCCTGGGTGGTCACGGAGCGGGGCGCCGCCCGCCCCGGCGAGGTCCCGGCCGCGGTGGTTGACAGGGTGGTGTAA
- a CDS encoding Maf family protein, whose product MRPNLLNPLGPKLWLASRSPRRAELLTLVGAHFETAPVDLDESALPGERPDAHVLRLAEAKARASRAAREAAGAGRGAAAGPTGEGAPEETVYVGADTVVVIDRVILGKPADRADAARMLGLLSGRVHEVWTGLFILDPAEERGLGEAVRSIVKFARIGSAEVERYVATGEPLDKAGAYAVQGGGALFVEAIEGSYSNVVGLPLSHLKHLLGLLREASVREP is encoded by the coding sequence ATGCGCCCCAATCTGCTGAATCCGCTCGGCCCCAAGCTCTGGCTCGCGTCGCGCTCGCCGCGTCGCGCCGAGCTCCTCACGCTGGTGGGGGCCCACTTCGAGACCGCGCCGGTGGACCTGGACGAGAGCGCGCTCCCCGGGGAACGCCCCGATGCCCACGTGCTGCGCCTGGCGGAAGCAAAGGCGCGCGCTTCGCGGGCGGCCCGCGAAGCCGCGGGCGCCGGCCGGGGCGCGGCAGCGGGTCCCACGGGGGAGGGTGCGCCCGAGGAGACGGTCTACGTCGGCGCCGACACGGTCGTGGTGATCGACCGCGTCATCCTGGGCAAGCCCGCCGATCGCGCGGACGCCGCGCGCATGCTCGGGCTTTTGTCCGGGCGCGTGCACGAGGTCTGGACCGGCCTCTTCATCCTCGACCCGGCCGAAGAGCGGGGACTGGGCGAGGCGGTGCGCAGCATCGTCAAGTTCGCCCGGATCGGCTCGGCGGAGGTGGAGCGGTACGTCGCCACCGGAGAGCCGCTCGACAAGGCCGGCGCCTACGCCGTGCAGGGGGGAGGCGCGCTGTTCGTGGAGGCGATCGAGGGGTCCTATTCCAACGTGGTCGGGCTTCCGCTGAGCCACCTGAAGCATCTGCTCGGGCTCTTGCGCGAAGCATCGGTCCGGGAACCCTGA